From Haemorhous mexicanus isolate bHaeMex1 chromosome 2, bHaeMex1.pri, whole genome shotgun sequence, the proteins below share one genomic window:
- the OMP gene encoding olfactory marker protein, protein MAAGAGMLELPFTCDEQLTRRMRLRFQSLQQRNMRPQDGEKLLRPNEHIYRVDFIQQHQLRFLRWNVRLERPGKVTLTGTSQHWTPDLTHLMNRQLLEPVGIFWKKPGAEEVECNEADAQEFGERIAELAQIRKVMYFLLTFTGGLEPAQLKGSIVFKA, encoded by the coding sequence atggcagctggggcagggatgcTCGAGCTGCCCTTCACCTGCGACGAGCAGCTCACCCGGCGCATGCGGCTGCGcttccagagcctgcagcaaaGAAACATGAGGCCCCAGGACGGGGAGAAGCTGCTGCGCCCCAACGAGCACATCTACCGAGTGGATTTCATCCAGCAGCACCAACTGCGCTTCCTCCGCTGGAACGTGCGGCTGGAGAGACCTGGGAAGGTCACGCTGACGGGCACCTCCCAGCACTGGACTCCTGACCTCACCCACCTGATGAACcggcagctgctggagccagtggGCATCTTCTGGAAGAAGCCAGGGGCTGAGGAGGTGGAGTGCAATGAGGCAGATGCCCAGGAATTCGGGGAGCGGATAGCAGAATTAGCCCAGATCCGCAAGGTGATGTATTTTCTCCTCACTTTCACTGGCGGCCTCGAACCAGCTCAGCTGAAAGGCTCCATTGTTTTTAAAGCCTGA